Proteins encoded by one window of Nocardia goodfellowii:
- the scpA gene encoding methylmalonyl-CoA mutase → MTMSEIKHVIGNFAEVPLHEHAPEPAAVDAAQVREYVAGAAEANHYTPDQLSWSTPEGIEVPPVFTKADRDAVAAEGYPLDSVPGIAPFLRGPYPTMYVNQPWTIRQYAGFSTAADSNAFYRRNLQAGQKGLSVAFDLATHRGYDSDHPRVQGDVGMAGVAIDSILDMRQLFDHIPLDQVSVSMTMNGAVLPILALYVVAAEEQGVAPEQLAGTIQNDILKEFMVRNTYIYPPKPSMRIISDIFAYTSAKMPKFNSISISGYHIQEAGATADLELAYTLADGVEYIRAGIDAGMAVDKFAPRLSFFWAIGMNFFMEVAKLRAGRLLWSELVAKFEPKSAKSLSLRTHSQTSGWSLTAQDAYNNVARTCIEAMAATQGHTQSLHTNALDEALALPTDFSARIARNTQLLIQQESNTTRPIDPWGGSYYVEWLTHQLANRARAHIAEVEAHGGMAQAIGEGIPKLRIEEAAARTQARIDTGQQPVIGVNKYQVEQDQQVEVLKVENSRVRAEQIEKLERLRAERDPDAVRRALAELTRAAASSEGGMANNLLALAIDAARAKATVGEISDALEQVYGRHQAEIRTLSGVYRDEAGKVSNISKAIELVEEFAEAEGRRPRILVAKMGQDGHDRGQKVIATAFADLGMDVDVGPLFQTPEEVAQQAADNDVHIVGVSSLAAGHLTLVPALRQALADSGRPDIMVIVGGVIPPDDFAELYEAGAAAIFPPGTVIADAAIDLLKKLGASLGHEIGGDGA, encoded by the coding sequence ATGACAATGTCGGAAATCAAGCACGTGATCGGCAATTTCGCCGAGGTGCCCCTGCACGAGCACGCGCCCGAGCCCGCCGCGGTGGACGCCGCACAGGTGCGGGAGTACGTCGCGGGTGCGGCCGAAGCTAATCACTACACCCCGGACCAGCTGTCCTGGTCTACCCCCGAGGGTATCGAGGTGCCGCCGGTCTTCACCAAGGCCGACCGGGATGCCGTTGCGGCCGAGGGTTATCCGCTCGACAGCGTGCCCGGTATCGCGCCGTTCCTGCGCGGGCCGTACCCCACGATGTACGTCAATCAGCCGTGGACCATCCGCCAATACGCGGGTTTCTCCACCGCCGCCGACTCCAACGCCTTCTATCGCCGTAATCTGCAAGCCGGGCAGAAGGGCCTGTCGGTCGCCTTCGACCTGGCCACGCACCGCGGTTACGACTCCGATCACCCGCGCGTGCAGGGTGACGTCGGTATGGCCGGTGTCGCCATCGACTCCATCCTGGACATGCGCCAGCTCTTCGATCACATTCCGCTGGACCAGGTTTCGGTGTCGATGACGATGAACGGCGCGGTGTTGCCGATCCTCGCGCTCTACGTCGTGGCCGCCGAGGAGCAGGGTGTCGCGCCCGAGCAGTTGGCCGGAACCATTCAGAACGACATTCTGAAAGAGTTCATGGTCCGCAACACCTACATCTACCCGCCGAAGCCGTCGATGCGGATCATCTCCGACATCTTCGCTTACACCAGCGCGAAGATGCCGAAGTTCAACTCCATCTCCATCTCCGGCTACCACATCCAGGAAGCCGGCGCGACCGCCGATCTGGAGCTGGCCTACACCCTCGCCGACGGCGTCGAGTACATCCGCGCCGGGATCGACGCGGGCATGGCGGTCGACAAGTTCGCGCCGCGGCTGTCGTTCTTCTGGGCGATCGGCATGAATTTCTTCATGGAGGTCGCCAAACTCCGGGCGGGACGACTGCTCTGGAGTGAACTGGTCGCGAAATTCGAGCCGAAGAGCGCGAAATCGCTGTCGCTGCGCACCCATTCGCAGACCTCGGGCTGGTCGCTGACCGCGCAGGACGCCTACAACAATGTGGCGCGCACCTGCATCGAGGCGATGGCCGCCACCCAGGGGCACACCCAGTCGCTGCACACCAACGCCCTGGACGAGGCGCTGGCGTTGCCCACGGACTTCTCCGCGCGGATCGCCCGCAACACCCAGCTGCTGATCCAGCAGGAGTCCAACACCACGCGGCCGATCGACCCGTGGGGCGGTTCCTACTACGTGGAATGGCTGACCCACCAGCTGGCCAACCGGGCCCGCGCGCACATCGCCGAGGTGGAGGCGCACGGCGGTATGGCCCAGGCCATCGGTGAGGGCATTCCGAAACTGCGGATCGAAGAGGCCGCGGCCCGGACCCAGGCGCGGATCGACACCGGGCAGCAGCCCGTCATCGGCGTGAACAAGTACCAGGTGGAGCAGGACCAGCAGGTCGAGGTCCTCAAGGTCGAGAACTCGCGGGTGCGGGCCGAGCAGATCGAGAAGCTCGAGCGCCTGCGCGCCGAACGGGATCCCGACGCGGTGCGCCGTGCGCTGGCCGAATTGACCCGTGCCGCGGCCTCTTCCGAAGGCGGCATGGCGAACAACCTGCTCGCCCTGGCCATCGACGCCGCGCGCGCCAAGGCCACCGTCGGCGAGATCTCCGACGCGCTGGAGCAGGTCTACGGCCGGCACCAGGCCGAAATCCGTACGCTCTCCGGTGTGTACCGCGACGAAGCCGGAAAGGTCAGCAACATCAGCAAGGCCATCGAACTGGTCGAGGAGTTCGCCGAAGCCGAGGGTCGCCGTCCGCGCATCCTGGTCGCCAAGATGGGCCAGGACGGGCACGACCGCGGCCAGAAGGTGATCGCCACCGCGTTCGCCGACCTCGGCATGGATGTCGATGTGGGCCCGCTGTTCCAGACCCCGGAGGAGGTGGCGCAGCAGGCGGCGGACAACGACGTGCACATCGTCGGTGTGTCCTCGCTCGCGGCCGGCCACCTCACGCTGGTGCCCGCCCTGCGGCAGGCACTGGCCGATTCCGGGCGGCCCGACATCATGGTCATCGTCGGCGGCGTGATTCCGCCCGACGATTTCGCCGAGCTCTACGAGGCCGGTGCGGCGGCGATCTTCCCGCCCGGCACGGTCATCGCGGACGCTGCGATCGACCTGCTGAAGAAGCTGGGCGCTTCGCTCGGGCACGAGATCGGTGGCGACGGCGCGTAA
- a CDS encoding cupin domain-containing protein — protein sequence MSENPTATVSVPDAIAALPGPFQQRELALVNDTVVRVARLDGEFPWHHHDEDELFLCWDGSFRIELEGRPAAVLRAGELFVVPKGVRHRPVADSPAHVVLIERPETAQYGN from the coding sequence ATGAGCGAAAACCCCACAGCCACCGTCTCCGTCCCCGATGCGATCGCGGCCCTGCCCGGCCCGTTCCAGCAGCGGGAACTCGCCCTCGTGAACGACACCGTCGTCCGGGTAGCCCGGCTCGACGGTGAATTCCCGTGGCACCACCACGACGAGGACGAGTTGTTCCTGTGCTGGGACGGCTCGTTCCGGATCGAACTCGAAGGCCGGCCGGCCGCCGTGCTGCGAGCCGGTGAACTGTTCGTCGTCCCCAAGGGCGTGCGGCATCGCCCAGTCGCCGACAGCCCGGCGCACGTCGTGCTCATCGAACGACCGGAGACCGCGCAGTACGGGAACTGA
- a CDS encoding aminotransferase-like domain-containing protein encodes MEPIDVPERLGRWSSGRGPLYVLLAARLRQLIDDGELPPGTSLPPDRQFAANLAVGRSTVVAAYDLLEAEGRIVRRQGSGTRVAGSSNSAIPDTTGAPMFLHLIEPRAEVISLACAAPEAPPPEIAGAYARIVPKLAAMTAEIGYHPAGYAPLRAAVAERYTRLGAPTRPEQILVTNGGQQALTLLARAYLRPGDRVLLETPTYPGALEAFQEASAVLHPLPLGLAGFESAARTHHPKLAYVTPTFQNPTGAVLSALVRRRLAESAESAGVPLIVDEVLADLAFPGESIPSPLAAEVDSVITISSLSKNLWGGLRVGWVRAGPALIARLARLRAVGDLGGNLPAQMVATHLVADLDTLCRENAAGRKTAHDTLLAALSADLPDWRVTPVRGGQSLWFRLPHGDGGSFAQTALRHNVAILAGSGLDITGNSNEHIRIHFRHPPNVLREAVSRLATAWHAYRPPAHPTATAPSFAI; translated from the coding sequence ATGGAGCCAATTGACGTGCCGGAGCGGCTGGGCCGCTGGTCCTCGGGTCGCGGACCCCTGTATGTGCTGCTGGCGGCACGACTGCGGCAGCTGATCGACGACGGCGAACTGCCTCCGGGAACGTCGTTGCCGCCGGACCGGCAGTTCGCGGCGAACCTCGCGGTGGGTCGCAGCACCGTGGTGGCCGCCTACGATCTGCTGGAAGCCGAGGGGCGCATCGTACGGCGGCAGGGGAGCGGAACGCGCGTCGCGGGATCGTCGAATTCGGCGATACCGGACACCACGGGCGCGCCGATGTTCTTGCACTTGATCGAGCCCCGAGCCGAAGTGATCTCGCTGGCTTGCGCCGCGCCGGAGGCGCCGCCACCGGAGATCGCCGGGGCGTACGCTCGCATTGTTCCGAAGCTCGCCGCGATGACGGCCGAAATCGGTTACCACCCAGCGGGTTACGCGCCACTGCGCGCCGCCGTTGCCGAACGCTACACCCGGCTCGGTGCGCCGACTCGGCCGGAGCAGATCCTCGTGACCAACGGTGGACAGCAAGCGCTGACGCTGCTCGCTCGCGCCTACCTCCGTCCGGGTGACCGCGTCCTGCTCGAAACCCCCACGTATCCGGGGGCTTTGGAGGCATTCCAGGAGGCATCGGCGGTACTGCACCCCTTGCCGCTCGGCTTGGCCGGTTTCGAGTCGGCGGCCCGCACGCATCATCCGAAGCTCGCCTATGTGACTCCCACCTTCCAAAACCCTACGGGTGCCGTCCTTTCCGCACTGGTCCGGCGCAGGCTCGCCGAATCCGCCGAATCCGCCGGTGTCCCGCTGATCGTCGACGAAGTCCTGGCCGACCTCGCCTTCCCCGGCGAATCCATTCCATCGCCACTCGCCGCCGAGGTGGATTCCGTCATCACGATCAGTTCGCTGAGCAAGAACCTCTGGGGCGGCCTGCGTGTCGGTTGGGTCCGCGCCGGCCCGGCTCTGATCGCGCGCCTGGCTCGGCTGCGCGCGGTCGGCGACCTCGGCGGGAATCTGCCCGCCCAAATGGTCGCGACTCATCTCGTCGCCGACCTCGACACCCTGTGCCGCGAAAACGCCGCCGGCCGGAAAACCGCCCACGACACCCTGCTGGCGGCCCTGTCCGCTGATCTTCCCGACTGGCGGGTCACCCCGGTCCGCGGTGGCCAATCCCTCTGGTTCCGCCTCCCGCACGGCGACGGCGGTTCCTTCGCTCAAACGGCCCTCCGCCACAATGTCGCCATCCTCGCCGGTAGCGGCCTCGACATCACCGGCAACAGCAATGAGCACATTCGCATCCACTTCCGCCATCCCCCGAATGTCCTGCGCGAGGCCGTCTCCCGCCTCGCAACCGCCTGGCACGCCTACCGCCCACCGGCCCACCCCACCGCCACCGCACCGTCCTTCGCCATCTAG
- the meaB gene encoding methylmalonyl Co-A mutase-associated GTPase MeaB → MQKRVIDVDALAEAVRDNERAALARAITLVESTRADHRQQAQQLLLKLSPASASSATAVVSNRVGITGVPGVGKSTFIDALGMHLIGKGHRVAVLAVDPSSTRTGGSILGDKTRMARLSVERNAYIRPSPTAGTLGGVAKATRETIVLLEAAGYDVILVETVGVGQSEVTVANMVDVFCFLTLARTGDQLQGIKKGVLELADLVAVNKADGKHEMEAKSAARELSGALRLIHPHDALWRPPVLTMSGLEGVGLDKFWDTVLEHRRVLTDAGEFDEKRRRQQVDWTWTMVHDQLLRRLADNPHVKAIRAQVEKQVREGTLTAALAAEQLLDAFDS, encoded by the coding sequence ATGCAGAAGCGCGTCATTGATGTAGACGCACTCGCCGAGGCGGTCCGCGACAACGAGCGGGCCGCCTTGGCGCGTGCCATCACCCTGGTCGAGTCGACCCGGGCCGACCACCGGCAGCAGGCGCAGCAGTTGCTGTTGAAACTGTCGCCGGCGTCCGCTTCCTCCGCGACCGCGGTGGTGTCGAATCGTGTTGGTATCACCGGTGTTCCGGGTGTCGGCAAGTCGACCTTCATCGACGCGCTCGGCATGCATCTGATCGGGAAGGGCCATCGGGTCGCCGTCCTCGCGGTCGACCCGTCCTCCACTCGCACCGGCGGCTCCATCCTCGGCGACAAGACCCGGATGGCGCGACTCTCGGTGGAGCGCAACGCCTATATCCGGCCCTCGCCGACCGCGGGGACCCTCGGCGGTGTCGCCAAGGCGACCCGCGAGACCATCGTGCTGCTCGAAGCCGCCGGCTACGACGTGATCCTGGTGGAGACCGTCGGTGTCGGCCAATCCGAGGTCACGGTCGCGAACATGGTCGACGTGTTCTGCTTCCTGACCCTGGCTCGCACCGGAGATCAGTTGCAGGGCATCAAGAAAGGCGTCCTGGAACTCGCCGATCTGGTCGCGGTCAACAAGGCCGACGGCAAGCACGAGATGGAAGCCAAGTCGGCTGCTCGCGAACTGTCCGGCGCACTGCGCCTGATCCATCCGCACGACGCGCTCTGGCGCCCACCGGTTCTCACCATGAGCGGCCTGGAAGGCGTTGGCCTGGACAAGTTCTGGGACACCGTCCTGGAACATCGCCGCGTCCTCACCGACGCCGGCGAGTTCGACGAGAAGCGCCGCCGCCAGCAGGTCGACTGGACCTGGACCATGGTGCACGACCAGCTGTTGCGCCGCCTCGCCGACAATCCCCACGTGAAAGCCATTCGCGCCCAAGTGGAAAAGCAGGTTCGAGAGGGCACGCTGACCGCTGCCTTGGCCGCCGAGCAACTGCTCGACGCCTTCGACAGCTGA
- a CDS encoding TetR/AcrR family transcriptional regulator, translated as MPTTRRAHTGSRRNEQARAAILSAATELLAEHGTAGVTIDRLAAHAGVGRQTIYRWWSSKDAVLLDALVHSADHAVPSPDTGSLRTDLEQFLRATFEAAGTERNRRALLTAAIAAQDDPSLADALDGFLTQRRTALTELIERARTRGEVPATAAVDLAVEQAFGVLWYRLLFRANALQPDTATDLATALDAQLRASA; from the coding sequence ATGCCGACGACACGCCGCGCCCACACCGGTTCCCGCCGCAATGAGCAGGCCCGGGCGGCGATCCTCAGTGCCGCAACCGAACTGCTCGCCGAACACGGCACCGCGGGCGTCACCATCGATCGGCTCGCCGCGCACGCCGGAGTGGGTCGCCAGACCATCTACCGCTGGTGGTCCTCCAAGGACGCCGTCCTGCTCGACGCGCTGGTGCACAGCGCCGACCACGCCGTACCGTCGCCGGACACGGGCAGCTTGCGCACAGATCTCGAACAATTCCTGCGAGCGACCTTCGAGGCGGCAGGCACCGAACGAAACCGCCGCGCCCTGCTCACCGCCGCCATCGCCGCACAAGACGACCCAAGCCTCGCCGATGCCTTGGACGGCTTTCTCACACAGCGGCGCACCGCTCTCACCGAGCTCATCGAGCGCGCCCGGACGCGCGGGGAAGTCCCCGCCACCGCGGCCGTCGACCTCGCCGTCGAACAGGCCTTCGGCGTGCTCTGGTACCGACTCCTGTTCCGCGCCAACGCACTACAGCCGGACACCGCCACCGACCTCGCCACCGCTCTGGACGCTCAACTACGCGCATCGGCATGA
- a CDS encoding DUF6098 family protein gives MRTIESLDELTDFVSGREAIYLRVSHGPQRDAESGRSRDFEAGVDLPGWSVTTVAPEPWWPRPSREWVARRLCKYVNLAEQGDGRYPWLLTGRVVGYGPDHEPLVTDIVPVAAVSDAVVDEAKSVYHKMFDVGRDSTQD, from the coding sequence ATGCGGACGATCGAAAGTCTCGACGAACTCACCGATTTCGTCTCGGGCCGGGAGGCCATCTATCTGCGCGTCTCGCACGGGCCGCAACGTGACGCGGAATCGGGGCGGAGCCGCGACTTCGAGGCGGGTGTCGACCTGCCCGGATGGTCGGTGACCACCGTGGCGCCCGAACCCTGGTGGCCGCGCCCGTCCCGGGAGTGGGTGGCCCGGCGACTGTGCAAATACGTCAACCTCGCGGAACAGGGTGACGGCCGTTACCCGTGGCTGCTGACCGGCCGCGTCGTCGGCTACGGCCCCGACCACGAACCATTGGTGACCGACATCGTGCCCGTGGCGGCGGTCAGCGATGCGGTCGTCGACGAGGCGAAATCGGTCTATCACAAGATGTTCGACGTCGGCCGCGACTCGACCCAGGACTGA
- a CDS encoding nitroreductase/quinone reductase family protein — MASATKAWRLRFDRFFHRKLANPITTRMSDQILLETLGRKSGKLRQTPVGGKIEDKHFWMVSNHGGQSDYVRNIEANPSVRVRVGGTWHNGIAHPLPEDDALARLKTLPRMNSAMVRALGTHLLTIRVDLTN; from the coding sequence ATGGCTTCCGCAACTAAAGCGTGGCGACTTCGGTTCGACCGCTTCTTCCATCGCAAACTCGCGAACCCGATCACCACCCGAATGTCCGATCAAATTCTGTTGGAGACTCTCGGCCGCAAATCCGGCAAGCTGCGCCAGACGCCGGTCGGCGGGAAGATCGAGGACAAGCACTTCTGGATGGTGTCCAATCACGGTGGACAGTCCGATTACGTGCGCAATATCGAGGCCAACCCGTCGGTCCGGGTCCGTGTCGGCGGCACCTGGCACAACGGCATCGCGCATCCGCTGCCCGAGGATGACGCTCTGGCCCGGCTGAAGACCTTGCCGCGGATGAACAGCGCGATGGTCCGCGCCCTCGGCACCCATCTGCTCACGATCCGCGTCGACCTCACGAACTGA
- a CDS encoding SDR family NAD(P)-dependent oxidoreductase, with protein sequence MTATHPLALVTGASRGIGFELAKQFVERGYDVIVAAEDEAIVGAAESLRRGESVVRPVQADLRTAEGVEKLYEAATADNRGLDAVALNAGVGRGGRFLETELADELDIVSLNVRSTVHLAKLVARDMAQRKTGKLLFTASIAATMPGPDQAVYNASKSFVHSFAEALREELRDNGITVTSLLPGPTDTDFFRRAKMLGTRVGRGPKEDPAEVARQGIEALLSDKQQVFAASLVTKAMGVLNAVTPDTIKAKANRFISAPVGSTRTQR encoded by the coding sequence ATGACTGCCACACATCCCCTTGCATTGGTCACCGGCGCGTCGCGAGGTATCGGGTTCGAGCTGGCGAAACAGTTCGTCGAGCGCGGCTACGACGTCATCGTCGCCGCGGAGGACGAAGCCATCGTGGGTGCCGCCGAATCCCTGCGGCGCGGCGAGAGCGTGGTGCGCCCGGTCCAGGCCGACCTGCGCACCGCCGAGGGTGTCGAGAAACTCTACGAAGCGGCGACGGCGGACAACCGCGGTCTCGACGCCGTCGCGCTGAACGCCGGTGTCGGGCGCGGCGGACGGTTCCTCGAGACCGAACTCGCGGACGAACTCGATATCGTCTCGCTGAATGTCCGGTCGACCGTGCATCTGGCCAAACTCGTCGCCCGCGACATGGCGCAGCGCAAAACAGGCAAACTGCTGTTCACCGCGTCCATCGCCGCGACGATGCCGGGACCGGACCAGGCGGTGTACAACGCCTCCAAATCCTTTGTCCACTCCTTCGCCGAGGCATTGCGCGAGGAGCTGCGTGACAACGGCATCACGGTGACCTCACTGCTGCCCGGCCCCACCGACACCGACTTCTTCCGCCGCGCCAAGATGCTCGGCACCCGCGTCGGGCGCGGACCCAAGGAGGATCCGGCCGAGGTGGCGCGCCAGGGCATCGAGGCGTTGCTCAGTGACAAACAGCAGGTGTTCGCCGCCTCGCTGGTCACGAAGGCGATGGGTGTGCTCAATGCGGTCACCCCCGACACCATCAAGGCGAAAGCCAATCGTTTCATCTCAGCACCGGTCGGTAGCACCCGGACGCAGCGCTGA